GAGGTCTGTACGAAGATCCGTGAGCTTGAGCCGCTTGCGGTCATGGGAAATCATGACGCTGCTGTTTGCGGGCGAATGAGTTACGAAGATTACTACGATGCCGCTCGCCATGCTCTAAGCTGGTGCAAAGAACGTATTTCACCGGAGAACATGCAGTGGCTCAAAGACATGCCCTACAAGGTGCGTGAAGGGCACGTTGAGTTTTGTCACGGCGCACCCGTGATGCCTCAAGCCTTCGATTACCTTTTCTCCGCAGACCAGGCTATGGGTGTGCTGCGCGGCGGCTTTGATAGCCTTGCGCCGGTTACTTTCATTGGGCACAGCCACCTTACGATTTCATTTCGCATTTCGGGCAGCTCGGTTGAGCCGATTATTGAGAAGCAGGTTGAGTGTGATGAGCAAGCCAACTTTATCATCACAGACGGCAGTGTGGGGCAGCCCAGAGACCGTGATCCGAGAGCCTGCTGTGGTATCTA
Above is a window of Deltaproteobacteria bacterium DNA encoding:
- a CDS encoding metallophosphoesterase family protein, producing the protein MRYGIFSDVHGNIEALDVVLDFLKDEGVDRYAFLGDAVGYGANPDEVCTKIRELEPLAVMGNHDAAVCGRMSYEDYYDAARHALSWCKERISPENMQWLKDMPYKVREGHVEFCHGAPVMPQAFDYLFSADQAMGVLRGGFDSLAPVTFIGHSHLTISFRISGSSVEPIIEKQVECDEQANFIITDGSVGQPRDRDPRACCGI